From a region of the Alnus glutinosa chromosome 1, dhAlnGlut1.1, whole genome shotgun sequence genome:
- the LOC133858297 gene encoding uncharacterized protein LOC133858297 encodes MDSMGCNKVQSVMRKGKKKQVKDEVDRMKQAEKKKRRLEKALATSAAIISELEKKKQKKKEEQQRLDEEGAAIAEAVALHVLLGEDSDDSCKIVLNKDEGFNPWDCPHNIDLFVSGSRAGFPYSESAKHSLEGIGWVSNAYRSGCNWGGLESSDWSFTSGPFASDLPASYFEEAGWGATGFSAGLIAAQAVSSLQIAEDAHEDTIVLNGMLRGCAFWFHNPEQC; translated from the exons ATGGATAGCATGGGATGTAATAAAGTACAATCTGTCAtgagaaaagggaaaaagaagcaGGTGAAGGATGAAGTCGATCGTATGAAACAGGCTGAGAAGAAAAAGAGGCGCTTGGAGAAAGCCCTTGCTACTTCTGCAGCCATCATTTCTGaactagaaaaaaagaaacagaaaaagaaagaagaacaacagAGGCTTGATGAAGAGGGTGCTGCAATTGCTGAGGCTGTTGCTCTGCATGTCTTACTTGGTGAAGACTCAGATGATTCATGTAAGATTGTTCTAAACAAAGATGAGGGGTTCAACCCTTGGGATTGTCCTCACAATATTGACCTCTTTGTGAGTGGAAGTAGAGCAGGCTTTCCTTACTCGGAATCTGCCAAGCACTCACTTGAAGGAATTGGGTGGGTCTCTAATGCTTATAGGTCTGGATGCAACTGGGGTGGCTTGGAGAGCAGTGACTGGTCATTCACTTCTGGACCTTTTGCAAGTGATCTTCCTGCCTCCTATTTTGAGGAAGCAGGTTGGGGGGCTACAGGATTCTCTGCTGGTCTTATTGCAGCACAGGCTGTTTCATCCCTCCAGATTGCAGAGGATGCTCATGAAGACACAATTGTCCTGAATGGAATGCTAAGAGG ATGCGCGTTTTGGTTCCACAATCCCGAACAATGTTGA
- the LOC133858298 gene encoding deSI-like protein At4g17486: MTDVILHIYDVTNSGSDKTNNTILHINKIFKDGIGIGGIFHSAVQVYRDEEWSFGFCEQGTGVFSCPSGKNPMYTYRESVVLGQTNFSNFKVNQILRELSREWPGNSYDLLSKNCNHFCDEFCERLEVPKLPGWVNRFANAGDAAMEVAGNTALRLRQAKTEIVSASKVAYRFLLGVANNAGGSPESPGNSNRGTPRFQATWFKNLVTTGAKPSSSSEIENQDEDRHRQQQEEDSESPLRQNSWSL, translated from the exons ATGACGGACGTTATACTGCACATATACGACGTGACGAATAGTGGATCGGACAAGACCAATAACACCATTCTTCACATCAACAAGATCTTCAAGGACGGTATTGGCATCGGTGGTATTTTCCACAGCGCTgtccag GTTTATAGAGATGAAGAATGGTCATTTGGGTTCTGCGAACAAGGAACTGGAGTTTTCAGTTGCCCTTCTGGAAAGAATCCAATGTATACATATCGTGAATCTGTTGTTCTTGGACAAACAAACTTTTCAAACTTCAAGGTAAATCAGATCTTGAGGGAACTTAGTAGAGAGTGGCCTGGGAATTCGTATGACTTGCTATCAAAAAACTGCAACCACTTCTGTGATGAGTTCTGCGAAAGGCTTGAAGTGCCAAAGCTTCCAG GTTGGGTTAATCGTTTTGCCAATGCTGGTGATGCCGCCATGGAAGTTGCAGGAAATACGGCTCTACGG TTGAGACAAGCCAAGACCGAGATAGTATCAGCAAGCAAAGTGGCTTACCGTTTCCTTTTGGGTGTTGCTAACAATGCAGGGGGTTCTCCTGAGTCCCCTGGAAATTCAAACAGAGGCACTCCTAGATTTCAAGCTACTTGGTTTAAAAACCTCGTTACTACTGGTGCAAAACCATCTAGTAGCTCAGAAATTGAGAATCAGGATGAGGATAGACATCGGCAGCAACAAGAAGAAGATTCAGAGTCACCGCTCCGGCAAAATTCCTGGTCACTGTGA